A genomic stretch from Hoplias malabaricus isolate fHopMal1 chromosome 4, fHopMal1.hap1, whole genome shotgun sequence includes:
- the n4bp3 gene encoding NEDD4-binding protein 3-A gives MATVQTLPLSRDASKSIGSLYPASSLVSADCIMGSVGSLIENAEISPTKANRAAPQGPERQSNGLLRKGFNQRELLNYLNITKKEPRGGKHIISGTSSVKREHSSEEENVYAKVYHKDGREVDVGKNSLPIGGKFDKPRLRPSAFKPVTPKNFSSVQNLYQSKPEELTSSVRAASKSLSTSSSSSSPSRGATSVSKGVLATPRALSQEAEETASDSGHNSLTSLPPYRPPGRPHLGHISASTGHIDHIGALERPSGRSTATLGRLQGRATEAPPPYQLSLSMEEVVKELEERLQEKEHELRHIRRNLDESEDAIAQVFEGKQRLWEKEVEELKQLYSTKLRQVSQQAQRSQRSLQLQLFKAQQERSRLQDELQRLKLECLKNRGAAAESQQPNPQLEETQWEVCQKTGEISLLKQQLRDSQAEVTQKLSEIFLLKTELREARGELKSREGQIELLQLALQTERRRGATYEEPESKAAPGATEERLRAELLLERRQSEAQTSAFDLERSTWQQEKDKVIRYQRELQASYLDMVRKNQSLERELRMLRAGDGATDVGGAPEEEERPPSSLPWIERIESSEI, from the exons ATGGCAACAGTCCAGACCCTGCCCCTGAGCCGAGACGCCAGCAAGAGCATCGGCTCCCTTTACCCAGCGTCCTCTCTGGTGTCTGCAGACTGCATCATGGGCAGCGTGGGCAGTTTGATAGAGAACGCCGAGATCTCACCCACAAAGGCCAACCGAGCGGCCCCTCAGGGGCCCGAGCGGCAGAGCAACGGCCTTCTGAGAAAAGGCTTCAACCAGAGAGAGCTGCTCAACTACCTCAACATCACCAAGAAAGAGCCCCGAGGAGGAAAGCACATCATCTCCGGGACGTCCTCCGTCAAGAGGGAGCACTCCAGCGAGGAGGAGAACGTCTACGCCAAGGTCTACCACAAGGACGGCAGGGAGGTGGACGTGGGCAAAAACTCCCTTCCCATCGGCGGCAAGTTCGACAAG CCTCGTCTCAGACCGTCTGCCTTTAAGCCGGTCACTCCGAAGAACTTCAGCTCCGTCCAGAATCTGTACCAGTCCAAACCCGAGGAGCTGACCAGCAGCGTCAGAGCTGCCTCCAAGTCTCTGTCCACGTCCTCCTCGTCCTCATCCCCGTCCCGGGGAGCCACCAGCGTCAGTAAGGGCGTCCTGGCCACGCCCCGGGCCCTGAGTCAAGAAGCTGAAGAGACTGCGTCCGATTCTGGACACAACTCCCTGACCAGCCTGCCTCCATACCGCCCTCCGGGCCGACCGCACCTCGGACACATCAGTGCCTCCACCGGCCACATCGACCACATCGGCGCACTGGAGCGGCCGTCTGGGCGCAGCACCGCCACGCTTGGGCGCCTGCAGGGCCGAGCCACAGAGGCTCCACCCCCTTACCAGCTCTCTCTGTCCatggaggaggtggtgaagGAGCTGGAGGAGCGGCTGCAGGAGAAAGAGCACGAGTTGCGGCACATCAGGAGGAACCTGGACGAGAGCGAGGACGCCATAGCGCAG gtgttcgAGGGGAAGCAGCGTCTGTGGgagaaggaggtggaggagctGAAGCAGCTGTACTCCACTAAGCTGCGGCAGGTTTCTCAGCAGGCTCAGCGTTCTCAGCGCTCTCTGCAGCTGCAGCTGTTTAAAGCACAGCAGGAGCGCAGCCGGCTGCAGGACGAGCTGCAGAGGTTAAAGCTTGAGTGTCTGAAGAACCGCGGAGCTGCCGCAGAGAGCCAGCAGCCCAACCCACAGCTCGAGGAGACCCAATGGGAG GTGTGTCAGAAGACGGGGGAGATCTCCCTGCTGAAGCAGCAACTGCGGGACTCCCAGGCCGAGGTGACCCAGAAGCTGAGTGAGATCTTCCTGCTGAAGACGGAGCTGAGGGAGGCGAGGGGTGAGCTGAAGTCCAGGGAGGGTCAGATCGAGCTGCTGCAGCTGGCCCTACAGACGGAGCGGCGTCGAGGGGCCACGTACGAGGAGCCAGAGAGCAAAGCCGCGCCTGGGGCCACGGAGGAGCGTCTGAGGGCCGAGCTTCTGCTGGAGAGACGTCAGAGCGAAGCCCAGACCTCGGCCTTTGACCTGGAGCGGAGCACCTGGCAGCAGGAGAAGGACAAGGTCATCCGCTACCAGAGAGAGCTGCAGGCCAGCTACCTGGACATGGTCCGCAAGAACCAGAGTCTGGAGAGGGAACTTAGGATGCTCAGGGCTGGGGATGGGGCCACAGATGTTGGTGGGGCtccagaggaggaagagagaccCCCCTCGAGTCTTCCTTGGATTGAAAGGATCGAGTCTTCCGAAATCTGA